The proteins below come from a single Zea mays cultivar B73 chromosome 8, Zm-B73-REFERENCE-NAM-5.0, whole genome shotgun sequence genomic window:
- the LOC100273717 gene encoding DEAD-box ATP-dependent RNA helicase 15-like isoform X1, whose protein sequence is MMGEAKENDVYEEELLDYEEDDDKTVDGSAAKPTGEVAKKGYVGIHSSGFRDFLLKPELLRAIQDCGFEHPSEVQHECIPQAILGMDVICQAKSGMGKTAVFVLSSLQQIDPVAGQVAALVLCHTRELAYQICHEFERFSKYLTEVKVAVFYGGVHIRKHKDLLKNECPHIVVGTPGRILALARDKDLSLKNVRHFILDECDKMLESLDMRRDVQEIFKMTPHDKQVMMFSATLSKEIRPVCKKFMQDPMEIYVDDEAKLTLHGLVQHYIKLSEAEKNRKLNDLLDALDFNQVVIFVKSVSRAAELNKLLCECNFPSICIHSGMTQEERLTRYKNFKEGHKRILVATDLVGRGIDIERVNIVINYDMPDSADTYLHRVGRAGRFGTKGLAITFVSSASDSDVLNQVQERFEVDIKELPEQIDTSTYMPS, encoded by the exons AT GATGGGAGAGGCCAAGGAGAACGACGTTTATGAGGAGGAGCTCCTGGACTACGAGGAGGACGACGACAAGACGGTCGATGGCTCCGCTGCTAAGCCCACCGGAGAGGTCGCAAAGAA GGGCTACGTCGGGATCCACAGTTCCGGTTTCAGAGACTTCCTGCTCAAGCCAGAGCTGCTCCGTGCTATCCAGGATTGTGGTTTTGAGCATCCTTCCGAAG TGCAACACGAGTGTATCCCTCAAGCCATTCTTGGAATGGATGTCATCTGTCAAGCTAAATCTGGGATGGGGAAAACTGCTGTTTTTGTCCTTTCATCCCTCCAACAAATTGACCCTGTTGCGGGTCAGGTAGCAGCACTTGTACTGTGCCACACAAGGGAACTGGCTTATCAG ATATGCCACGAATTTGAGAGGTTCAGCAAATATCTTACTGAAGTTAAAGTTGCTGTCTTCTATGGAGGTGTTCACATCAGGAAGCATAAAGATTTGTTGAAGAATGAATGCCCTCATATTGTGGTTGGCACGCCTGGTAGGATACTTGCTCTTGCCAGGGATAAGGATCTCTCCTTGAAGAATGTGAGGCACTTCATTCTTGATGAATGTGACAAAATGCTGGAATCACTTG ACATGCGGAGAGATGTTCAGGAGATCTTCAAAATGACTCCTCATGATAAGCAAGTCATGATGTTTTCAGCAACGCTCAGCAAGGAGATCCGTCCTGTATGCAAGAAATTTATGCAAGAT CCGAtggaaatatatgttgatgatgaGGCAAAGTTGACCCTCCATGGTCTTGTACAG cactatataaaactTAGCGAGGCAGAGAAGAACCGGAAACTGAATGATCTCTTGGACGCTCTTGATTTCAACCAAGTTGTGATATTCGTGAAGAGTGTTAGCAGAGCTGCCGAACTGAATAAGTTACTTTGTGAATGCAACTTCCCATCAATCTGCATTCATTCTGGAATGACTCAGGAAGAAAG GCTAACAAGATATAAGAActtcaaggaaggccacaagagaATTCTTGTGGCTACAGATTTAGTTGGCAGGGGCATTGACATTGAGCGTGTCAACATTGTGATAAACTATGACATGCCAGACTCAGCTGATACTTATTTGCACAGG GTTGGAAGGGCTGGACGTTTTGGCACGAAGGGACTTGCAATTACCTTTGTTTCCTCTGCTTCGGATTCTGATGTTCTTAACCAG GTGCAAGAAAGGTTTGAGGTAGACATAAAGGAACTGCCTGAGCAAATTGACACCTCGACCTACA TGCCATCATAA
- the LOC100273717 gene encoding DEAD-box ATP-dependent RNA helicase 15-like isoform X2, producing MDVICQAKSGMGKTAVFVLSSLQQIDPVAGQVAALVLCHTRELAYQICHEFERFSKYLTEVKVAVFYGGVHIRKHKDLLKNECPHIVVGTPGRILALARDKDLSLKNVRHFILDECDKMLESLDMRRDVQEIFKMTPHDKQVMMFSATLSKEIRPVCKKFMQDPMEIYVDDEAKLTLHGLVQHYIKLSEAEKNRKLNDLLDALDFNQVVIFVKSVSRAAELNKLLCECNFPSICIHSGMTQEERLTRYKNFKEGHKRILVATDLVGRGIDIERVNIVINYDMPDSADTYLHRVGRAGRFGTKGLAITFVSSASDSDVLNQVQERFEVDIKELPEQIDTSTYMPS from the exons ATGGATGTCATCTGTCAAGCTAAATCTGGGATGGGGAAAACTGCTGTTTTTGTCCTTTCATCCCTCCAACAAATTGACCCTGTTGCGGGTCAGGTAGCAGCACTTGTACTGTGCCACACAAGGGAACTGGCTTATCAG ATATGCCACGAATTTGAGAGGTTCAGCAAATATCTTACTGAAGTTAAAGTTGCTGTCTTCTATGGAGGTGTTCACATCAGGAAGCATAAAGATTTGTTGAAGAATGAATGCCCTCATATTGTGGTTGGCACGCCTGGTAGGATACTTGCTCTTGCCAGGGATAAGGATCTCTCCTTGAAGAATGTGAGGCACTTCATTCTTGATGAATGTGACAAAATGCTGGAATCACTTG ACATGCGGAGAGATGTTCAGGAGATCTTCAAAATGACTCCTCATGATAAGCAAGTCATGATGTTTTCAGCAACGCTCAGCAAGGAGATCCGTCCTGTATGCAAGAAATTTATGCAAGAT CCGAtggaaatatatgttgatgatgaGGCAAAGTTGACCCTCCATGGTCTTGTACAG cactatataaaactTAGCGAGGCAGAGAAGAACCGGAAACTGAATGATCTCTTGGACGCTCTTGATTTCAACCAAGTTGTGATATTCGTGAAGAGTGTTAGCAGAGCTGCCGAACTGAATAAGTTACTTTGTGAATGCAACTTCCCATCAATCTGCATTCATTCTGGAATGACTCAGGAAGAAAG GCTAACAAGATATAAGAActtcaaggaaggccacaagagaATTCTTGTGGCTACAGATTTAGTTGGCAGGGGCATTGACATTGAGCGTGTCAACATTGTGATAAACTATGACATGCCAGACTCAGCTGATACTTATTTGCACAGG GTTGGAAGGGCTGGACGTTTTGGCACGAAGGGACTTGCAATTACCTTTGTTTCCTCTGCTTCGGATTCTGATGTTCTTAACCAG GTGCAAGAAAGGTTTGAGGTAGACATAAAGGAACTGCCTGAGCAAATTGACACCTCGACCTACA TGCCATCATAA
- the LOC100502210 gene encoding uncharacterized protein LOC100502210, whose protein sequence is MAASYDREFWNFSDQLRLHNNFSNLSIADPIWSSTTLDPPSSFSDAPGLIGSAKLAFGNATTANADRYNANAAGVASKSMSVGMIDHYLNKNTNNDVVKSYFNKSVGSRPANNNTTTTVKKNSAAHHDKKHKNSGNGAGVDKRFKSLPAAEALPRGEAIGGYIFVCNNDTMEENLKRRLFGLPSRYRDSVRAIRPGLPLFLYNYSTHQLHGIFEAASFGGSNIDPAAWEDKKCPGESRFPAQVRVATRKICSPLEEDAFRPILHHYDGPKFRLELSVPEALSLLDIFAEKIFDRQTA, encoded by the exons ATGGCCGCCTCCTACGACCGCGAGTTCTGGAACTTCAGCGACCAGCTGCGCCTGCACAACAACTTCTCCAACCTCTCCATCGCCGACCCCATCTGGTCCTCCACCACACTGGATCCTCCCTCCTCCTTCAGCGACGCCCCGGGCCTCATAGGATCCGCCAAGCTCGCCTTTGGCAACGCCACCACGGCCAACGCCGACCGCTACAACGCCAACGCCGCCggtgtcgccagcaagagcatgaGCGTGGGCATGATCGACCACTACCTCAACAAGAACACTAACAACGACGTCGTCAAGAGCTACTTCAACAAGTCCGTCGGCAGCAGGCCGGCCAACAACAACACCACCACAACCGTCAAGAAGAACTCCGCCGCCCACCACGACAAGAAGCACAAGAACTCCGGCAACGGCGCCGGCGTCGACAAGAGGTTCAAGAGCCTGCCGGCGGCGGAGGCGCTGCCCAGGGGCGAGGCCATCGGCGGCTACATCTTCGTCTGCAACAACGACACCATGGAGGAGAACCTCAAGAGGCGGCTCTTCG GGCTGCCGTCCAGGTACAGGGATTCTGTGAGGGCCATCAGGCCCGGCCTGCCCCTCTTCCTCTACAACTACTCCACCCACCAGCTCCACGGCATCTTTGAG GCTGCAAGCTTCGGAGGATCCAACATCGATCCAGCAGCTTGGGAGGACAAGAAGTGCCCCGGCGAGTCCCGCTTCCCTGCTCAG GTGAGGGTTGCAACGCGCAAGatctgttcgccgctggaggaggACGCTTTCCGCCCCATCCTCCACCACTACGACGGCCCCAAGTTCAGGCTGGAGCTCAGTGTCCCTGAG GCGCTCTCCCTTCTTGATATATTTGCGGAGAAGATTTTTGACAGACAGACAGCCTGA
- the LOC541851 gene encoding calcium exchanger 1, giving the protein MPAAAAPAPHTRTRTRSSGSPSAAIGPPLPYWGGAAVGAEEQRWRIGMDSAAAALLDSASASASSANAAGKEMPTARHIAHRTAHNMSSSSLRKKSDLALLRKVPCAPLRRLLDNLQEVLLATKLALLFPAVLLAIAARIFHFGQEWVFVLSLIGLVPLAERLSFLTEQVAFYIGPTVGGLLNATFGNVTEVIIAIFALYQGKVVVVKCSLLGSVLSNLLLVLGTSLFFGGLANLGTEQLYDKMQVDVSTGLLILGVLCHSLPLMLRYAVSSGEHAESSWDSGLELSRACSIVMLLAYVAYLFFQLKTHRQLFEPQPQEVEDDGDDSVSQDEAVLGFSSAMIWLGVMTLMTALLSEFVVSTIEAASESWELSVSFISVILIPIVGNAAEHAGAVIFAFKNNLDITLGVSLGSATQISMFVVPLSVLVAWIMGVPMDLDFNLLETGCLFLAILVTAFTLQDGSSHYLKGLLLVFCYIVISLCFFVLRQHGNGSNDDQLGVASKPWRI; this is encoded by the exons ggcATGGActccgccgccgctgccctcctcgACTCCGCCTCCGCGTCCGCCTCTTCCGCCAACGCCGCAGGCAAGGAGATGCCCACCGCCCGCCACATCGCCCACCGCACCGCCCACAACATGTCCTCCTCCTCGCTCCGCAAGAAGTCCGACCTCGCGCTCCTCCGCAAGGTCCCCTGCGCCCCGCTCCGACGCCTCCTCGACAACCTCCAGGAGGTTTTGCTCGCCACCAAGCTCGCCCTCCTCTTCCCCGCCGTTCTACTCGCGATCGCCGCGCGAATCTTCCACTTCGGCCAG GAATGGGTCTTTGTGCTTAGCTTGATCGGTCTCGTTCCTCTTGCTGagcgacttagctttctgactga GCAGGTTGCGTTTTACATAGGGCCTACTG TGGGTGGACTGTTGAATGCAACATTTGGAAACGTAACAGAGGTCATCATTGCGATCTTTGCACTCTATCAAGGCAAGGTAGTGGTGGTGAAATGCTCCCTGCTAGGCTCAGTCTTGTCCAACCTGTTGCTTGTCCTTGGAACCTCCCTTTTCTTTGGTGGCCTGGCTAACCTTGGAACTGAGCAGCTATACGACAAA ATGCAAGTAGATGTCAGCACAGGACTTCTGATTCTTGGTGTGCTATGCCACTCTCTGCCACTGATGCTGAGATATGCTGTGAGCTCCGGGGAGCACGCAGAATCCTCTTGGGATTCAGGACTGGAGCTGTCCCGAGCATGCAGCATTGTCATGCTCCTTGCCTATGTAGCCTACCTTTTCTTCCAACTGAAAACCCACCGCCAACTATTTGAACCCCAACCCCAAGAG GTTGAAGATGATGGTGATGATTCGGTCTCTCAAGACGAGGCAGTACTGGGATTTTCCAGTGCAATGATTTGGCTGGGAGTCATGACCCTGATGACAGCACTCCTATCAGAGTTTGTTGTGAGCACAATTGAG GCAGCATCGGAATCTTGGGAGCTATCTGTCAGTTTCATTAGCGTCATCTTGATTCCAATAGTTGGTAATGCAGCAGAGCATGCTGGTGCAGTGATATTTGCGTTTAAAAACAATCTG GACATCACCCTCGGAGTATCTTTGGGGTCCGCTACGCAGATTTCCATGTTTGTG gtgccattgagTGTCCTTGTAGCATGGATCATGGGAGTCCCGATGGATCTTGATTTCAACTTGCTTGAGACTGGTTGTTTGTTTCTTGCAATATTAGTAACGGCCTTCACGCTCCAG GATGGATCATCACATTATCTGAAGGGACTGCTGCTTGTGTTTTGCTACATTGTCATCTCCTTATGCTTTTTCGTTTTGAGACAGCATGGAA ATGGAAGCAACGATGATCAGCTGGGTGTAGCAAGCAAGCCATGGAGGATTTAG